From Motacilla alba alba isolate MOTALB_02 chromosome 20, Motacilla_alba_V1.0_pri, whole genome shotgun sequence, the proteins below share one genomic window:
- the YTHDF1 gene encoding YTH domain-containing family protein 1 isoform X2 yields MSATSVDPQRPKGQDNKVQNGSLHQKDTVHDNDFEPYLSGQSNQNSSYPSMTDPYLSSYYPPSIGFPYSLSEAPWSTGGDPPIPYLTTYGQLSNGDHHFMHDAVFGQPGGLGNNIYQHRFNFFPENPAFSAWGTSGSQGQQTQSSAYGSSYSYPPSSLGGTIVDGQTGFHNDTLNKAPGMNSIEQGMVGLKIGGDVTTSAVKTVGSVVNSAGMTGALSGNGGSNVNLPVSKPTSWAAIASKPAKPQPKMKSKTGPVIGGALPPPPIKHNMDIGTWDNKGPVAKVPAPQQIPSPQSVPQPQQPIVQPVPTQPPPLTQPQYQTPQQPPQNRWVAPRNRNAAFGQSGGTGNDTNSAGSTQPNPVPSAESHPVLEKLKAAHSYNPKDFEWNLKNGRVFIIKSYSEDDIHRSIKYSIWCSTEHGNKRLDSAFRSMNSKGPVYLLFSVNGSGHFCGVAEMKSPVDYGTSAGVWSQDKWKGKFDVKWIFVKDVPNNQLRHIRLENNDNKPVTNSRDTQEVPLEKAKQVLKIIATYKHTTSIFDDFSHYEKRQEEEEVVRKERQNRNKQ; encoded by the exons ATGTCTGCCACAAGCGTTGACCCTCAG AGACCGAAAGGACAGGATAATAAAG TACAAAATGGTTCCTTACATCAGAAGGACACAGTTCACGACAACGATTTTGAACCTTACCTTTCTGGGCAGTCAAATCAG AACAGTAGCTATCCATCAATGACTGATCCTTATCTGTCCAGTTATTATCCACCATCTATTGGGTTCCCCTATTCTCTCAGTGAAGCACCATGGTCTACAGGAGGAGATCCTCCTATCCCTTATCTCACCACCTATGGACAGCTCAGTAATGGGGATCATCATTTTATGCATGATGCCGTTTTTGGACAGCCTGGGGGTCTGGGAAATAATATCTATCAACACCGCTTTAactttttccctgaaaatcctGCCTTCTCAGCTTGGGGAACAAGCGGATCCCAAGGACAGCAGACACAAAGCTCAGCATATGGGAGCAGTTACAGCTACCCACCCAGTTCCCTGGGGGGTACCATTGTGGATGGACAAACAGGATTTCATAATGACACATTAAATAAAGCTCCTGGAATGAACAGTATTGAACAGGGAATGGTTGGACTTAAGATTGGTGGAGATGTTACAACTTCTGCAGTGAAAACAGTAGGTTCTGTTGTTAACAGTGCCGGCATGACAGGCGCCCTCTCTGGGAATGGTGGATCTAATGTAAACTTGCCAGTATCTAAACCAACCTCTTGGGCTGCTATTGCCAGCAAGCCTGCAAAACCACAGCctaaaatgaaatcaaaaaCTGGACCTGTAATCGGAGGAGCGTTGCCTCCTCCCCCTATAAAGCATAATATGGACATAGGTACTTGGGACAATAAGGGTCCTGTGGCAAAAGTTCCTGCCCCCCAACAGATACCTTCTCCTCAGTCTGttccacagccacagcaacCAATTGTTCAGCCTGTTCCAACTCAGCCTCCTCCATTGACTCAGCCACAGTATCAGACCCCTCAGCAGCCACCCCAAAACCGCTGGGTAGCTCCTCGCAACAGAAACGCAGCTTTTGGCCAAAGTGGAGGAACTGGGAACGACACCAActcagctggcagcacccagcccaACCCCGTTCCGAGCGCTGAGTCCCATCCCGTCCTTGAAAAACTGAAAGCTGCTCACAGCTATAACCCTAAAGATTTCGAATGGAACCTTAAAAATGGACGTGTGTTCATAATAAAGAGCTATTCCGAGGATGATATTCATCGTTCCATTAAATATTCCATTTGGTGTAGTACGGAACACGGCAACAAACGCCTGGACAGCGCTTTTCGCTCCATGAACAGCAAGGGCCCCGTGTACTTGCTGTTCAGTGTCAATGGCAGTGGACACTTCTGTGGAGTAGCAGAGATGAAATCACCTGTGGACTACGGCACCAGTGCAGGTGTCTGGTCTCAGGACAAGTGGAAGGGGAAATTTGATGTCAAGTGGATCTTTGTGAAGGATGTGCCCAACAACCAACTGAGACACATCAGGCTGGAGAACAATGACAACAAACCCGTTACAAACTCCCGTGATACACAGGAGGTGCCcttagaaaaagcaaaacaagtgcTTAAAATTATTGCTACTTACAAGCACACGACCTCCATCTTTGATGACTTTTCTCATTATGAAAAGCgccaggaagaggaggaggtggtgcGGAAG gaaCGTCAGAATCGAAACAAACAATAA
- the YTHDF1 gene encoding YTH domain-containing family protein 1 isoform X1 → MSATSVDPQRPKGQDNKVQNGSLHQKDTVHDNDFEPYLSGQSNQNSSYPSMTDPYLSSYYPPSIGFPYSLSEAPWSTGGDPPIPYLTTYGQLSNGDHHFMHDAVFGQPGGLGNNIYQHRFNFFPENPAFSAWGTSGSQGQQTQSSAYGSSYSYPPSSLGGTIVDGQTGFHNDTLNKAPGMNSIEQGMVGLKIGGDVTTSAVKTVGSVVNSAGMTGALSGNGGSNVNLPVSKPTSWAAIASKPAKPQPKMKSKTGPVIGGALPPPPIKHNMDIGTWDNKGPVAKVPAPQQIPSPQSVPQPQQPIVQPVPTQPPPLTQPQYQTPQQPPQNRWVAPRNRNAAFGQSGGTGNDTNSAGSTQPNPVPSAESHPVLEKLKAAHSYNPKDFEWNLKNGRVFIIKSYSEDDIHRSIKYSIWCSTEHGNKRLDSAFRSMNSKGPVYLLFSVNGSGHFCGVAEMKSPVDYGTSAGVWSQDKWKGKFDVKWIFVKDVPNNQLRHIRLENNDNKPVTNSRDTQEVPLEKAKQVLKIIATYKHTTSIFDDFSHYEKRQEEEEVVRKVNLLKNLFYTQIWGK, encoded by the exons ATGTCTGCCACAAGCGTTGACCCTCAG AGACCGAAAGGACAGGATAATAAAG TACAAAATGGTTCCTTACATCAGAAGGACACAGTTCACGACAACGATTTTGAACCTTACCTTTCTGGGCAGTCAAATCAG AACAGTAGCTATCCATCAATGACTGATCCTTATCTGTCCAGTTATTATCCACCATCTATTGGGTTCCCCTATTCTCTCAGTGAAGCACCATGGTCTACAGGAGGAGATCCTCCTATCCCTTATCTCACCACCTATGGACAGCTCAGTAATGGGGATCATCATTTTATGCATGATGCCGTTTTTGGACAGCCTGGGGGTCTGGGAAATAATATCTATCAACACCGCTTTAactttttccctgaaaatcctGCCTTCTCAGCTTGGGGAACAAGCGGATCCCAAGGACAGCAGACACAAAGCTCAGCATATGGGAGCAGTTACAGCTACCCACCCAGTTCCCTGGGGGGTACCATTGTGGATGGACAAACAGGATTTCATAATGACACATTAAATAAAGCTCCTGGAATGAACAGTATTGAACAGGGAATGGTTGGACTTAAGATTGGTGGAGATGTTACAACTTCTGCAGTGAAAACAGTAGGTTCTGTTGTTAACAGTGCCGGCATGACAGGCGCCCTCTCTGGGAATGGTGGATCTAATGTAAACTTGCCAGTATCTAAACCAACCTCTTGGGCTGCTATTGCCAGCAAGCCTGCAAAACCACAGCctaaaatgaaatcaaaaaCTGGACCTGTAATCGGAGGAGCGTTGCCTCCTCCCCCTATAAAGCATAATATGGACATAGGTACTTGGGACAATAAGGGTCCTGTGGCAAAAGTTCCTGCCCCCCAACAGATACCTTCTCCTCAGTCTGttccacagccacagcaacCAATTGTTCAGCCTGTTCCAACTCAGCCTCCTCCATTGACTCAGCCACAGTATCAGACCCCTCAGCAGCCACCCCAAAACCGCTGGGTAGCTCCTCGCAACAGAAACGCAGCTTTTGGCCAAAGTGGAGGAACTGGGAACGACACCAActcagctggcagcacccagcccaACCCCGTTCCGAGCGCTGAGTCCCATCCCGTCCTTGAAAAACTGAAAGCTGCTCACAGCTATAACCCTAAAGATTTCGAATGGAACCTTAAAAATGGACGTGTGTTCATAATAAAGAGCTATTCCGAGGATGATATTCATCGTTCCATTAAATATTCCATTTGGTGTAGTACGGAACACGGCAACAAACGCCTGGACAGCGCTTTTCGCTCCATGAACAGCAAGGGCCCCGTGTACTTGCTGTTCAGTGTCAATGGCAGTGGACACTTCTGTGGAGTAGCAGAGATGAAATCACCTGTGGACTACGGCACCAGTGCAGGTGTCTGGTCTCAGGACAAGTGGAAGGGGAAATTTGATGTCAAGTGGATCTTTGTGAAGGATGTGCCCAACAACCAACTGAGACACATCAGGCTGGAGAACAATGACAACAAACCCGTTACAAACTCCCGTGATACACAGGAGGTGCCcttagaaaaagcaaaacaagtgcTTAAAATTATTGCTACTTACAAGCACACGACCTCCATCTTTGATGACTTTTCTCATTATGAAAAGCgccaggaagaggaggaggtggtgcGGAAGGtaaacttattaaaaaatttattttatacacAGATATGGGGAAAATGA